The sequence below is a genomic window from Alosa alosa isolate M-15738 ecotype Scorff River chromosome 5, AALO_Geno_1.1, whole genome shotgun sequence.
caatcaatcaatcaatcaatcaatcatgtCCCACTTGTGCAGATGGACTCGCATTCCTACTGAGCACTTGCTCCGgggctcccctcctcccccgcaGAGGCGCTACGGCCACACCATGGTGGCCTTCGACCGCCACTTGTACGTGTTTGGAGGGGCGGCGGACAACACCCTGCCCAACGAGCTGCACTGCTACGACGTGGACTCGCAGACATGGGAGGTCATCCAGCCCAGCACTGATAGCGAGGTGCGGTAACGTGGATACTCTCAAGTGCACTTTTGAAGGGTGCTGAGAAAGCACTGAGGAGGTGACGCCACACTCTGAGAAAATTGGCTCTGAGTGGGTGCTTTCCAGAGCTATTTTAGAAACCCTGTTGTAGACAGAAAGGGGCTCGTTGCACTGAAGAGCATTTGCAGAGGAGCCTTTAaatctcattctctcattccgtGGTCTCTCAGAAGCAAACAACCATCTGTAAAAATGCCAATCTTCCTTTGGTCTCACAGATGCCGAGTGGCAGGCTCTTCCATGCAGCAGCTGTTATCCACGATGCCATGTACATTTTTGGAGGGACAGTAGACAACAATGTGCGCAGCGGAGAGATGTACAGATTCCAGGTTGGCTCCTTAGAATTGAAAGAATCTTAAAATGAAAAGTTATATAATGTAGCAATATGTTGATAATCATGAATCACTGCTTGTCCAGACTGTGGTGGTGTCAGTCTCCTTTGGTGTCATTCATTTACTCTCCTTTGCAGTTCTCGTGCTACCCCAAATGCACCCTCCATGAAGACTACGGCAAACTGTGGGAGAATCGTCAGTTTTGTGATGTGGAGTTCATCTTGGGAGAGGTGAGTTCCAGGCTTACAGTACTGCTCAGGTGATGTTGAAAGAGCCTGCTCAAAGCCTTACTAATGACTGCCTTTTGATCTTGTTCTCCTgactgcagagagaggagaaagtttGGGGTCACATTGCCATAGTGACAGCACGGTGCCAGTGGCTGAAGAAGAAAATCCTTCAAGCAAGGGATCGTcagaaacaggtgtgtgtgtgtttgtgcgtgcgtgcgtgtgtgacaaAATAAAGCTCAAAACCCTTTGACAAGGAGGGACAGGACTGAAAAACTGAACTCTCATATTCTAGGTTCTCAGTGTCAAGTTTAGATTCACTGTCACCCTATGCTATGtacatgtaagggataatgtatagaacgccggtcattattgggaaaataagtcccgacagttctttagaacacagttgATCAACCAtctgccttcacttttgaatgaaaattcattgccattgacagcggtcattatttggAGGTCCTTAGACAAAAATAATGACCGGTAGAAAATCCCATTCAaatcaatggagcgttctacttgcattgtgaagagccggaTAAtaagtacacatacatactgtacaccagcAAGTGAATTGCAACTGAGCAACTGAATAGTGCTTTGGCGAATCAAGTCTTTTCTTTTAATATACCTTTCACCACTATGTTCAATAGTACTCATGGCCATATTGCTGTGTCCTGCTGTTGTGTAGAAATGCAAGCAGGAGGTTgctgaggaaggagaggaggcggcagcagcagcagcagcaggtggtggtggtgtccaGAAGGCCAGTCCAGCCAGCagcacctccagcagcagcagcaccattaCCAGCTGCACCACCCGCGCCTCTGGGTCTCCACCGCTGCTGGAGGTCTGCATCCGCGAGGCCGAGGCCCAGCCGTTTGAGGTGCTCATGCAGTTCCTGTACACGGACAAGATCCAGTATCCACGCAGAGGTCAGGCTCACCGCAGGGCTCATGTTCTGTCATATAATATTTCTAAATGCCCATTGGTCAGCTTTGTATATTTGGACAGCCGcagaaggaaccaatcacagaactgaggggggacagcaagTTAACcacgagttgctctggggacagtggcccttgtaatctaatttggataaaagcgtctgctaaatacatAATGTAAATGTCTTGTTGTGTTTGCCTCCCTCGTCTGCTCACAGGTCATGTGCAGGACGTGCTATTGATAATGGACGTGTACAAACTGGCCCTGAGCTTTAAGCTTTCCCGGCTGGAGCagctgtgtgtacagtacatcgAGGCCTCGGTGGATCTGCAGAACGTCCTGAGCGTGTGCGAGAACGCTAACAAGCTGCAGCTGGACCAGCTCAAGGTAGGGCCAGAACAGCAGGGGAACAACCCAGCACATATTTAAAATAGAACTGCTGACTGGAACATGGCTGCTCATTTgtcattttcttgtttttttaccctctctttctttctctctatctctttcctcTTACCCCCCTTTTCTCCATCGCTTCCTTTTTATTCCTTTATCCAGGAGCACTGCCTTAATTTTGTGGTGAAGGAGTCACACTTTAACCAGGTCATCATGACCAAAGAGTTTGAACATTTGTCCACTCCGCTCATAGTGGAAATTGTGCGCAGGAAACAGCAGCCACCTCCCAGAATCTACTCAGACCAGCCTGTGGATATAGGTAATGAAGgcccactggtggtccataaaggTATTGCAAGTGTTTTCAATTATATACTTTGAATGTTGGAATCACTATGTTTTTTCCTCAAACCTTACAACCATGGTCCTCAGGTTCCTGTTTAGTTTGAATGGTGGTTCATGGgtcacaatcagttgaaaatCCCTGCTGTACATAGATTAAGCTTTGTCCTCAACTagaaatgttttatttgtctTTCAGTAGATATCTCTATTGAAGTTCTCTTTAACTCAAGGGACTAGGCTTAATGGAGCAATTTTTCACACGGATCTTGTTTCTCGAGCTCACCGAGTGTCGGTACGAGAAAACCCTGAAAACAATCgattttacctagctcgagttgctacagccaacTAAAGCAGCCATGCAGCTACAGCACtatactctgggggcatgaacatggagGCTAGCACCATAGCTGCCTGAAAGCCCTTGAAAACTGTTGTCTGCAGCAACTCACTCGAGCTTGGTAAAACTGATTGTTTACGGTTTTTTTCGTACCGGCACTACTCGATGACCTTGAGAAACTGAGAACTAAATGAAAAATCGCTGAATTACTCCTTTAATCTGTGTATGAGAAACCCACCTATAATGTTTGTGTATAATCTAGTGATGACCACTGAATGCTGTGCTGTTTTGTCTGGCTCAGGCACATCCCTCGTGCAGGACATGAAAGCCTATCTGGAAGGAGCTGGACGAGACTTCTGTGACATCATCCTGCTCTTGGACGGGCATCCGCGTCCAGCGCACAAAGCCATTCTTGCGGCTCGCTCCAGGTAGCACCCAGCTATGTGTCAAACacctaagttgtgttttagctATAAAAAGTAGTTTCAATTTTAATTCTGTGTTCACTcacaaaaatagaaaaaagcAATGAATGTATGAAATGGATCTCACCCCCATATTTGTTTTGGGTCTAAGAAGATTGTATTTGTTCTTTGCTGTATTGAGTGATGGATTGAATGGATTTTTCGACAGCTACTTTGAGGCCATGTTCCGCTCCTTCATGCCTGAGGATGGCCAAGTGAACATCTCTATCGGGGAGATGGTTCCCAGCAAGCAGGCCTTTGAGTCCATGCTGCGTTACATCTACTACGGAGACGTCAACATGCCACCCGAAGACTCGCTGTATCCCATCATGCAGTTCACTGTTCAGTTTAGATACCAGCAGGGTAGTTGTAGGTTTTGTGTAGTTTTCTGTTGTCTAGAAAACAACTTGCTTATGTCATTGTTCATATGttgctgttttttatttttattttgtttgtttgtatgtgtgtataagtagTGTCAATACACATCACATGCATTCTAACTATACAATGTCACTGTACTGGAAGAGTGCACCCTTAACTTGAGTACAGCTACCTGTTTGCAGCACCATATTACTATGGGTTCTCCAACAACAGACTGCAGGCCTACTGCAAGCAGAACCTGGAAATGAACGTCACGGTGGAGAACGTGCTACAGGTCAGAGTTCTGTTCCACTCAACTGGCACCAGTCCGCCTCTTGAACACACCCCATCGCTTCCTCCCTCATTCCTGTTGAGAATCTTCTTAATTAAGCTTGTTAATGTTATTAATCACATTTTGtttatgatattattattgatattgttattattacgcTTAATGTAGGCTTCTCGACGTtttttaaactaataaagtaGTGTTTATATACAATGAGTCGCTTTGGACAAGTatctgccaaataccataaacataaatataaacattttttttagtgGACCTTTTTTTAGTGTGAAAGACTCTTAAATGAATGATATGTACTTCTCAGTAGTCCTTGTAGAGAAGAGTAGAGATTTGCCTAATTCGTACAGATCACATGTTCACATCTTGTCCTTGTGCTTGTGTCTGGGGGGGGGTCCAGATCCTGGAGGCTGCCGATAAGACTCAGGCGCTGGACATGAAGAAGCACTGCCTGCACATCATTGTCCATCAGTTCATCAAGGTGGGTACGCTGTTGTCCGGAGCGCTGGGCGTCTGCTGGCTCACACCGGAAGGCTGAGCTGCATATCACTGACCCACAGCACAGAGCATGCTCACTGAagaccagaggagaggagaggcttaACCCCAAGGCGTGCGGTTTCTTGGCCGTGTGCCAAAGGAACATCCCATCCGGCCTGTGCTGTTTGAATAACCACTGGAGACTTAATTTGCCCATTAGGGATTTAGTTTAGCCCATGACTTCTCCAGTGAGCAGAGATTGGTCATGTGCACTCATTGATCTTTGCACTATCATTACTTTTGAGTAGAAAGCTTCGGAAGGCAATTCCTCTTTTTTTGATTTATTTAAAGTATGAGTTCTTCTCCCTGCATGATTTTTGTCTTGGGCTTGTTTTGTGCCTCGTTTCTGACCTCCATtctgttgttgtgtttgttcctttgcctcctctccctttctctggcAGGTGTCTAAGCTGCCCAACCTGCGCTCTCTGAGTCAGGTCCTGCTGCTGGACATCATCGACTCGCTGGCCTCCCACATATCGGACAAACAGTGTGCCGAGATGAGCTCCGACATTTAGACACGGATCCCGCTCCTTCCTCGCTACTCCATCCCATtagccaactttttttttttttttaacgctACAATGTTCTTAAGAGCCCTttgtttcctcctcctctttggcATGTGTGTTTTCGTTTCTGCTCCTCAAGCGCCACCTGCTGGCTCGTGTCATAACAGAGGCTGCCTGTCGGCTGGTGCTCTTGACAGAGATATGTGAGCCTGGTGAGAACCAAAAGCGCGTGGAGGCGGTGGAGGCTGTGGGAGAGCGGAGCAGCCACCGTCCCACTCACTGGGCAGCACTGAGGACGGGTAGACCAGGCAGAGCTGACGCCCCCCGGTGGTAAAACTCTGTAAAGAGACATTTCCGACATTTCCTTATATTTGTTCACTTTCAGGCTTTTCAAGTGTTATCTACCATAACTGTAATTAAAGGCTAGAATGGGATTCTGTGAAATCGCAGGTGGTTGTTGTAAAGAAAGCTTCAGGACCTGTGGTGTAGTACTAAGGACATCACGTAAAGAGTGCTTCTCAATACGTCCATGCTTACTACAGTATGCATTGTATTTCAGTGTTCCTTGTGCATTTTTATTTGTCAATAACGTTAAGTATGGTGAAGAAAGACTGGGAAAGAAAAGGCATTTGGATGCATACAATACTCAGTGATATGCTCAGAGAGCACTTAGTGCCTTTAGCGTCACTCCACCGTTAAGAGGCTGTTTTACTTTCCAAAAGCAAAAATGATGTACTGTATTTGTTATGGAAAAGTCATGGTTCATATGCTTTATTTTCAGAAAAGCTGAATATTACCTAGTAGCTATGCCATATAGTGTATTTATTTGAATCCATGTACAAGTCTCTCATTGATATAAACTTTTATGTTTTGGTGTCATGCTACAGTACACTTTTACACTTTGTCTTGCTCTGTAATGTCAGATATCTAAAGGCAAAAGTATCCTGAAgttggattttttttaacatgtaAATTTAACCTGTGAATACacagtaaatgtaaatgtgtgttgacGGCTTATAAACCAATGTACAGCTTTGCTAccgtttatttgttttgtagtAAAATTGGCTCCATTATTGTTCATGTTACAGaactgtgtacagtatatgatataTGCGTGCTCAATGCCTTAATAAACCATTACTGTCACCGTCACTCGACTTGCTTCTGACTTCTTCACCATATGTGTGGTATGGATTGTTTTAAATTTCTGCCAGCAATGTccatgaaatgttttttttatggcaTTTTCTCACTTATGGAAGCTCTTTATTAAGCTTGTCGCAATGTTTACTTCATCAAATGAGGGGTAGTTCCAGAGAAAGTCATTCAGGGATGCTTATTTGAATCAATCTGCTTTCAAAAGTTCCATCACTCCTTTGcagtctcactctttcttttacGTCACCTAGGCTGTCCAGTGTCCACCATCACATGACCTCCCTCCCTGTGGTGAAACCTAAGAGATGAAAAGGTGCTTGACTTTGGCCTCCAGCACAATGGCCCTTATTCTGCCTGAGATGGACACTCCAGCCAGGGCTGCAACTGGACCCTGACCACACAGGGAGCCTACTCTTCTCTCTCAGAGGCAAAAGGGTATGAAACACTCATGTCACAGCTTCCCACCAATACTGAGGCCACAGGATGCAGAGGTCTTGTGTGGCTGATGTAGAGACTGACCTCTTAAGATACAAAGATCAATTACAAGGTGTCTGTTTTGGTGCATTATGACCATGTGACCTATTTTCACAGCTGAGAATGGGGAATGGCTTTCTTTCCTGACTACACTCTCTACATTGTCATCTTCATCTCTACTAGTCTCGACTAGCACACCAAAAATAGCAACGGATTTTTCTATAAGGTTAAACAATGACAGTGTATAATtgaaggattgtgtgtgtgtgtgtgtgtgtgtgtgtgtaactggaggatggcatgtgtgtgtgtgtgcttgtgtgtgtgtgtaactgaaggatggcgtgtgtatgtgtgtgtgtgtgtgtgtgtgtgtgtgtgtgtgtgtgtgtgtgtgtgtgtctatggagGTTGCAAAGAGAGCTGTGGGGGCTGATTTTAGCCTCTAAATTGAAGGAGACCTTTAAGCTTCAGTTGTTAATCCTTGGCCTTTACCTGCGTAAATTACACCTATCTGTCCACAGGTTGAGTTAACTTCGATATGGGAGAGATAATGCAGCACAATGTGGCTTTCAGTTCACCTGAGTGATAAGTCATGGTGATGAAGGTAATGGAAATGTGTGCTGAAGCACCTCACTTAATGCACATTTTGCTTCAAACTATACAATGCATCATTCATGTCTGTTCTTTAGATTCAGAAGTTGTTTTAGTCTTAAGATTTGTTGGTAAAATTGTGCAAAgcaatgcaaaaaaagagagaatcaTTTGTTCAAATGATTTCTTACTAGCCACTTTTGTTGTAATTGGGACATGCCTTGGAACCAGGGCAGAGTGCTCTGGAGTCCCAGATGCATATTTTCACTGTGATTAAAGTGTGCATTTGTTGAGGTAGAGAGCATCTAGTCGGGGGAGTGCAAAAGCTCCCATCTTCTTCCCTTTTGTTAGCTCTATTTGTAATCTTATAAATAATGGATGTACTTGTAATGGAGAATGAACGATGGGGAGTCAAGGGGGAAATCAAACCACCATTCACTGAGGCAGACAGAGTAGCTGGCCAAGTGTCAAAGGTTTTGTGGGGGCCTAGTGCTGTTGAAGCACAAGCTGCCATTCAGATGGATGCGACACCTGAGCCTACTGGCAAGCCAATAGGCTTTCTGCAGATCCCTTCTGAAATGAATGGAGGGAGACATTGGGGACCAGGCTTCCCACAGGCCAGTCTCTTGGGTCGTCCGTATGCTTCGAAAAGCACTAAAGAAGAGGACAATGGCACCTGCTCAAAAAGAAAGAGCAAAGCTCTTTTGAAAGACGCTTTGAAGGACTTTGTAGTCTTTTCTCCACCTTGctctcccctttttttttttggagtttGCCCCTTCAAGCCCAGCGTACTCGTATTTCCCTCCTTGGAGACTCAGCGTGCACACACAGGTCAGCTCAGCGCTGGATATATCCACTTTCATGTCCAAAAGGGTGCCCATTGTTTGCCCCTGATGATATTTATCGGTGAGACAAAAACCGAACGCCTGTTGAAATGCCTCCAGGGCCTTGGATTATGTGGCGGCTATCAAGTGCATCTTTATTAAAAGTTGGTACGAGGAGGGCCAAGCTGGGACGGGCTAAGGCAACAGACATGTAGAAGGGAGGGACCATTTGGGGGGCCATGTTAACTCCTGTTGGGacggagagagaagagagaggccactgtggagagagagagactaagacGAGAGAGGTGTAGAGGAAAGGATGGTGTTTCTAACCACCAAGCTCGTGGAGAGGGTGTCCCTCTTTGTGTCTTTCGGGGGCCTGGTGACGTCGTTCGTCACGTTCTTCCTGCCCCTGTGGACGACGATGAACTCGGACCTGAATGAGATGGAGAACTGGTACGAAGGGCTGTGGCACCTGTGCATCTTCACCGAGGAGGTGGGCCTGCACTGCAAGGCCTATGAGTCCACGCTGGCGCTGACCGCCGACAAGCTGGCGTCGCGGGTGCTCATGTTCATCTCCGTGGGGACTGGGCTGCTCGGGGTGCTGGTGGCGTTCTTTGGGCTAGAGGGGGTGGTCGACGGCGTCGGGCAACGGCGGCGGCTGAAGAGGGGGCTACTCATCGCAGGAGGCGTCCTCTCCTGGGTGTCGGGTCTGACCACCCTGGCGCCAGTTTCCCTGGTGGCCTACGTGACTGTGGTGGAGTTCTGGGACGAGAGGATTCCCGATGTGGTGCCACGCTGGGAGTTTGGAGAGGCCATGTTTTCCGGGTGGATTGCGGGACTCCTTCTGGTGGTCGGTGGCTCTTTCTTGTTCGTGGCTGTGTGTATGGGGGATTATGAGGCCCACCAGGCTAAAGATTTAAACTTCTTCAAGGACACCCCAAGGTCACAGCACTACCTAAAGACAGAGGTCCTATAGCTTTATTCTCTGCTGTTGAAGAGCCGGGCGTGATAACTATCAGAGCTTTAAGATGGTCAGTTGCCAAGGTCAGTTGCAGGAGACTTGGAAAGGTCACCTCTGAGTCTATCTAGCTTTCAGTGTTTAAGTGCCAAGAAAAAATGCAATGTTTGAATGTAAAAAACCCCCCACAAAATTCAATTTTATGGCAAATCTGTAGTTTTACCACTGTTGAATGGGCACACACAGGTAATTTTCATCTGACCTTTTAACAGTGTAATTTGAAGCGTGCTGAGCGTTGAGTTATTTCAGAGTCACTCCTAGGAAATCTGCGTCAATTGCAAATTTGGGAGCGATCAGCATGATGATCTCTCTGCACAATCATCTGCCTATATGAGATTATTTTCTCCCTCCTCTGGCTCTAATCTAGATTTATGTCCTGAGTGTCACATTGAGTGTTATGTTCTACTTGCacacccattaaaatgaagtcaTTCTGAATTTTAAAATACTTTGGGAtacgttttcttttttcttttttaatgcaGCAATGCCTGTTCTATCTGAGTGTAAatgtacagtaatttcctgtgtattagtcacattgtgtataaaccacaggacagtgttttatgcagtgaaaaaaatatacaaccccaaaacagaaaaagttgggacattgtgtaaaatgcaaataaaaacagaatgtcataatATACTCGTTAAGTCTCGTAAACCTAAATTTAgtagcaaaaaggacatagacaacatatcaaatgttgaaaatgagaatttggactatttcatggaaagtatatgttaattttgtatttgatgccagcaacatgtttcaaaaaaagttgggacgggagcatgtttaccaccgtgctgcttcacctcttatttaacacaattctgtaaatgtttaggaactgaggagaccatttgctacagttttgataatgaaatgttgtcccactactccccgatataggatttcagttgcttaacagtatggggtattcctACCTGGGTCAATCCTACCtgttggccagtcacattcacatggtggaaatgtgtattggtaaacacacaacaagaaaaactccaagcatgcatttttacaataaaatgaagggctttcctaaaagagtacacctgaaaactttttgaaattctggggcaattagacatttgtagagaagaacgcTAATGGATGacatataaatatgatagacttaatgatgaaggaaaaatagtaaacaaagaagttcccctaaatgtaaCAGAGAGTcccggcattctgattcttggcaactgatgagtgtgaatgttgattggctgatgtcattcaggtgctgttcaatggtgtgaatcttaaatgaccaATAGCATATGCACATTGCTCCTAAAGCTGTAAtagggatttgaactctcaacctaacaaacaccagcactaggcattatcccactgagccactgacgaTCCTAAATATTGggtagtcacattcacatggtgaaaatgtgtgtaggcAAACACAccatcaagaaaattcctagcatacatttgacaatagaattaagggctttataaaaaagagtacagatctgaaaatgtgtactgttaatggtatcgacctaatgatggttgtatggttgttatccaagaaaaaaaattactcatataagaatataggtgatataggataaatgggctgagtggtcgaactttattggcctatatctccaaattataataaatccaaattattttgataacttttgtgaggctttgtctaaacattgtctgtgagaattttggtgaagatttaataatttttgaagcctgtgaaattttatgatgtttggcttttctctgaaattgtggcaaaagtaaacatttttagagcataagaccagggtgaaaaagatgcatctgaatgtagagattaatatgatgaaacaattttgagtctaggtcaatctggtaaggagaaataagcgtttttgacaagagcgccacctttgggtgcagtacctcaaattttgggttatgggtagtggggggtactggtaatattatgaaagaattttgagtctaggtcaatctggtaaggagaaataagcataattaacttttttttc
It includes:
- the lztr1 gene encoding leucine-zipper-like transcriptional regulator 1 isoform X1, translating into MSWFPGTMSCKSKVAPSVDFDHSCSDSVEYLTLNFGPFETVHRWRRLPPCDEFVGARRSKHTVVAYRDAIYVFGGDNGKNMLNDLLRFDVKDCSWCRAFTTGTPPAPRYHHSAVVYGSSMFVFGGYTGDIYSNSNLKNKNDLFEYKFATGQWTEWKVEGRLVARSAHGATVYNDKLWIFAGYDGNARLNDMWTIGLQDRDQACWVEIEQSGEIPPSCCNFPVAVCQDKMFVFSGQSGAKITNNLFQFEFNGHIWTRIPTEHLLRGSPPPPQRRYGHTMVAFDRHLYVFGGAADNTLPNELHCYDVDSQTWEVIQPSTDSEMPSGRLFHAAAVIHDAMYIFGGTVDNNVRSGEMYRFQFSCYPKCTLHEDYGKLWENRQFCDVEFILGEREEKVWGHIAIVTARCQWLKKKILQARDRQKQKCKQEVAEEGEEAAAAAAAGGGGVQKASPASSTSSSSSTITSCTTRASGSPPLLEVCIREAEAQPFEVLMQFLYTDKIQYPRRGHVQDVLLIMDVYKLALSFKLSRLEQLCVQYIEASVDLQNVLSVCENANKLQLDQLKEHCLNFVVKESHFNQVIMTKEFEHLSTPLIVEIVRRKQQPPPRIYSDQPVDIGNEGPLVVHKGTSLVQDMKAYLEGAGRDFCDIILLLDGHPRPAHKAILAARSSDGLNGFFDSYFEAMFRSFMPEDGQVNISIGEMVPSKQAFESMLRYIYYGDVNMPPEDSLYLFAAPYYYGFSNNRLQAYCKQNLEMNVTVENVLQILEAADKTQALDMKKHCLHIIVHQFIKVSKLPNLRSLSQVLLLDIIDSLASHISDKQCAEMSSDI
- the lztr1 gene encoding leucine-zipper-like transcriptional regulator 1 isoform X2; the encoded protein is MSWFPGTMSCKSKVAPSVDFDHSCSDSVEYLTLNFGPFETVHRWRRLPPCDEFVGARRSKHTVVAYRDAIYVFGGDNGKNMLNDLLRFDVKDCSWCRAFTTGTPPAPRYHHSAVVYGSSMFVFGGYTGDIYSNSNLKNKNDLFEYKFATGQWTEWKVEGRLVARSAHGATVYNDKLWIFAGYDGNARLNDMWTIGLQDRDQACWVEIEQSGEIPPSCCNFPVAVCQDKMFVFSGQSGAKITNNLFQFEFNGHIWTRIPTEHLLRGSPPPPQRRYGHTMVAFDRHLYVFGGAADNTLPNELHCYDVDSQTWEVIQPSTDSEMPSGRLFHAAAVIHDAMYIFGGTVDNNVRSGEMYRFQFSCYPKCTLHEDYGKLWENRQFCDVEFILGEREEKVWGHIAIVTARCQWLKKKILQARDRQKQKCKQEVAEEGEEAAAAAAAGGGGVQKASPASSTSSSSSTITSCTTRASGSPPLLEVCIREAEAQPFEVLMQFLYTDKIQYPRRGHVQDVLLIMDVYKLALSFKLSRLEQLCVQYIEASVDLQNVLSVCENANKLQLDQLKEHCLNFVVKESHFNQVIMTKEFEHLSTPLIVEIVRRKQQPPPRIYSDQPVDIGNEGPLVVHKGTSLVQDMKAYLEGAGRDFCDIILLLDGHPRPAHKAILAARSSYFEAMFRSFMPEDGQVNISIGEMVPSKQAFESMLRYIYYGDVNMPPEDSLYLFAAPYYYGFSNNRLQAYCKQNLEMNVTVENVLQILEAADKTQALDMKKHCLHIIVHQFIKVSKLPNLRSLSQVLLLDIIDSLASHISDKQCAEMSSDI
- the lztr1 gene encoding leucine-zipper-like transcriptional regulator 1 isoform X4, which gives rise to MSWFPGTMSCKSKVAPSVDFDHSCSDSVEYLTLNFGPFETVHRWRRLPPCDEFVGARRSKHTVVAYRDAIYVFGGDNGKNMLNDLLRFDVKDCSWCRAFTTGTPPAPRYHHSAVVYGSSMFVFGGYTGDIYSNSNLKNKNDLFEYKFATGQWTEWKVEGRLVARSAHGATVYNDKLWIFAGYDGNARLNDMWTIGLQDRDQACWVEIEQSGEIPPSCCNFPVAVCQDKMFVFSGQSGAKITNNLFQFEFNGHIWTRIPTEHLLRGSPPPPQRRYGHTMVAFDRHLYVFGGAADNTLPNELHCYDVDSQTWEVIQPSTDSEMPSGRLFHAAAVIHDAMYIFGGTVDNNVRSGEMYRFQFSCYPKCTLHEDYGKLWENRQFCDVEFILGEREEKVWGHIAIVTARCQWLKKKILQARDRQKQKCKQEVAEEGEEAAAAAAAGGGGVQKASPASSTSSSSSTITSCTTRASGSPPLLEVCIREAEAQPFEVLMQFLYTDKIQYPRRGHVQDVLLIMDVYKLALSFKLSRLEQLCVQYIEASVDLQNVLSVCENANKLQLDQLKEHCLNFVVKESHFNQVIMTKEFEHLSTPLIVEIVRRKQQPPPRIYSDQPVDIGTSLVQDMKAYLEGAGRDFCDIILLLDGHPRPAHKAILAARSSYFEAMFRSFMPEDGQVNISIGEMVPSKQAFESMLRYIYYGDVNMPPEDSLYLFAAPYYYGFSNNRLQAYCKQNLEMNVTVENVLQILEAADKTQALDMKKHCLHIIVHQFIKVSKLPNLRSLSQVLLLDIIDSLASHISDKQCAEMSSDI
- the cldn26 gene encoding putative claudin-24, encoding MVFLTTKLVERVSLFVSFGGLVTSFVTFFLPLWTTMNSDLNEMENWYEGLWHLCIFTEEVGLHCKAYESTLALTADKLASRVLMFISVGTGLLGVLVAFFGLEGVVDGVGQRRRLKRGLLIAGGVLSWVSGLTTLAPVSLVAYVTVVEFWDERIPDVVPRWEFGEAMFSGWIAGLLLVVGGSFLFVAVCMGDYEAHQAKDLNFFKDTPRSQHYLKTEVL
- the lztr1 gene encoding leucine-zipper-like transcriptional regulator 1 isoform X3, producing the protein MSWFPGTMSCKSKVAPSVDFDHSCSDSVEYLTLNFGPFETVHRWRRLPPCDEFVGARRSKHTVVAYRDAIYVFGGDNGKNMLNDLLRFDVKDCSWCRAFTTGTPPAPRYHHSAVVYGSSMFVFGGYTGDIYSNSNLKNKNDLFEYKFATGQWTEWKVEGRLVARSAHGATVYNDKLWIFAGYDGNARLNDMWTIGLQDRDQACWVEIEQSGEIPPSCCNFPVAVCQDKMFVFSGQSGAKITNNLFQFEFNGHIWTRIPTEHLLRGSPPPPQRRYGHTMVAFDRHLYVFGGAADNTLPNELHCYDVDSQTWEVIQPSTDSEMPSGRLFHAAAVIHDAMYIFGGTVDNNVRSGEMYRFQFSCYPKCTLHEDYGKLWENRQFCDVEFILGEREEKVWGHIAIVTARCQWLKKKILQARDRQKQKCKQEVAEEGEEAAAAAAAGGGGVQKASPASSTSSSSSTITSCTTRASGSPPLLEVCIREAEAQPFEVLMQFLYTDKIQYPRRGHVQDVLLIMDVYKLALSFKLSRLEQLCVQYIEASVDLQNVLSVCENANKLQLDQLKEHCLNFVVKESHFNQVIMTKEFEHLSTPLIVEIVRRKQQPPPRIYSDQPVDIGTSLVQDMKAYLEGAGRDFCDIILLLDGHPRPAHKAILAARSSDGLNGFFDSYFEAMFRSFMPEDGQVNISIGEMVPSKQAFESMLRYIYYGDVNMPPEDSLYLFAAPYYYGFSNNRLQAYCKQNLEMNVTVENVLQILEAADKTQALDMKKHCLHIIVHQFIKVSKLPNLRSLSQVLLLDIIDSLASHISDKQCAEMSSDI